The genomic segment TTTGTATAACAACCATGAGCATGTTTTCATCTGCATAAGCAGTATTTGATTTTCCAACCTCAGAATGCAGATTAATGTCCTTGTCCTGTGCTATTTTGGAGAACAGTTCTATATTTTTCTCAATCAGCATTCCCAGGTCAATTTTAACAGGCTGATATTTAATAGTTCCCCGCTGACTGGATGACCATTTGAGCAGGTTTTCCAGGAGATTATAGGCTCCGTGGACTGAAAGACTGAGATTATGAAAAAAACTGACACTTTCTTTTTGCTGCAAAATATCAGGATCGTCAGATATCATTTCCAGTGTACTGCTCAAAGAGCCAATAGGACCTCTTAAATTATGGGCAATAATAGAAAAAAGTTTATCTTTGGTATTGATGGCAGTTTGTAATTGTGTATTGGCAGCCTGAAGCGCCTTTTGAGTCTGTTTTAATTTTAAATGTGCGTTTACCCTTGCCAGTACTTCTTGTTTTTGAAAAGGTTTTGTAATATAATCAACACCTCCTGATTCAAATCCTTTCAGTTTGTCATCAGTACTTGTCAAAGCACTGATAAATATTATGGGAATATCATTTGTTTCATGATTTTCTTTTAATCGGCGGCAGACTTCAAATCCGTCTATTTCAGGCATCATAATATCAAGAAGCACAAGATCAGGCTGTTTTTTACTGATAAATTTAAGTGCCTTAAACCCGTTTTTTGCTGTTGCTACCTTATAATTTTTATGTCTTAAAATATCTGCCAGAATCTGCAGATTTTGTGAATTATCATCAACTATCAATACAGATGAAACAGGCACTTCATTCATATCTTGTTCCTTTTCAATTCAAACAATCTTATTTCTTTTTATGCCTTAAAAAACCTTTTATCTTTTCAAAGGCTTCGTACTCTACAGGGATAATAAGCAGGGCAAGAAGTGTTGCACTGGATAAGCCGGCCACAAAAGCTGTTGCCATGGGCGACCATGATATTGATTTTTGCGGAATACCCACAGCCATTGGCATAAGTCCAAGCATGGTGGTTATTGTTGTTATGACTACAGGCCGCATTCTTGCCGCACAGGCTTCAATAACTGCATCTCTTAATGATCTGCCTTTTCTCAGCCTTACATTCATAAAGTCAAGCAGGAGCAAAGAATCATTAACTGCGACACCGGCAAGCCCTACAATAGCCATAAAGCTTCCAATGGTAAAGGTTGTCTGGCTGAAAAAAAGTCCCATAACAACCCCTATTAATGCAAAGGGAACAGCAGACATAATAATAAAAGGCTGAAAATAATCATTAAACTGTGATGAAAGAACCAGGTATATGCCAAGCAGGGCAATAAAAAAAGCAAAGGTAAGAGATGTATATGACCGGCTGGTAGATTCAAATTCTCCGCCAAAAGAAACAGATGCACCATAAAGTTTATCCTGGTTTGATTTAACATATTTATTAACCAGTACCTGGACCCTGGCCGGGGAAAGCTGTGTTCCAGGCTTAATATCTGCCATAATTGTAATTGAAGGCCTGCCTTTGTACCTGGTTCTGACATTTGGTTCATTCTCATATGAAATATCTATAAGGTCCCTGAGCATTACAGGGGAAGTGCTGTGTTCAATAACAGGAATATCTAATATATCCGCAGGTTCTGATAATCCTGCAAGACTATTATTTGCAGAATCTGATTCCCTTGCAAGCCTGACCATAAGATCAATCTCTTCGTCAATGGTTCTGAATTTCCCTGCCTGAAATCCATTTAAAGCTGCTGCAGCCATTATTGTAACATCTCCCGGCATAAGACCGTATTCAAATACAGATGCCTGTCTGGGAACAAACTTTACTGCCCGTTGATTGTCCGGTCTGTCATCATCAATATCTGTAAGGTCTTTTAATTCAGGCTCGTTTTGCATATATGCCAGTATAAGATCAGCAGCCCTGACAGCATCAGCCATTGAAATAGCTGTTATTCTTATATTGACAGGTTTTCCTGTGGGAGGGCCGTCGCTTTCTTCAAAAACCTTTACCACGGGTTTTTGAGGGCTTGACCTGTATTTTTCCTCGACAAAATCTTTTAGTCTCTTCCTGATATATTCCAGATGGAGAATTGGATCATTTGTTGGGTTTTCAGGAAAATCCTTATCCTTGTCATCAGGAAGGGTTACTACAATCTGTCCAAAATTATTTCCTGAATACCTCTGATAATCTATATCTTCATAAAAACCTGTATCACCTGATGCAGACTGGGCCTGATTTTTTCCTATAGACATTATAAACCTGGACAAATCACGCACAACCTGGTCTGTGGTGTTAATAGTTGTGCCTGAAGGCATGACAATTGTAACATGATACCTGAAATAATTACCTGGGAAAAACTTGACCTTGATAAGGGGCATTATGCCTGTAATTGAAAGTATAAGCATTGCCAGGCATATGAAGAAAATAAATGAAATGCCTGCAAGTGTCAGTATTTTATGATTTAAAAGATGTTTTAATATCCAGTGATATACTTTCCATAATATGGCAAATATGCCTGATTTCAAATGATGAAAAGGGTCTTCATCTTCTGTAACCATTTTTTCAGCAACCCCTTTTGGACCCCAGTCCAGGATATGAATAGGAAGGATAAAAAGAGCTTCAAGAAGCGAGGCTGTTAGTGCATAAGTAACAGTTTTAGGAATCTGTGCAAAAAATTCACCTGTACTGCCTGTCATTATTAACATGGGCAGAAAAGCCAGTATGGTGGTAAGTGCTGAACTTATAACAGGAAGCATGACCTCTGATGTGCCGTCTATTACTGCATCTTTTCTTGATTTACCCATTTGAAGATGCCTGAATATATTTTCCATAATAATAACAGCATCATCAACCATAATACCTGTTACCAGGACAAAGGCAAACAGGCTGATGGTATTTAAGGATACACCAGCCAGTTTCATAATAATTATAGAACAAAGAAAAGCAAAAGGAATGCCTATGGCAGTGAGCATGGCGTTTCTAAATCCCAGGGTCAGCCATAATAAAATTGTTACCAGGCTCATGCCAAGAATAAGATTGCCGCCCAGGGTTTTAACAGAATCATTTATTTCAAGTGTGGAATCATTTGTAAAAACTACTTTTATTCCTTCTTGTTCATGGGATTTCTCAAACTCCCTGCCTATTTTTTTTATTGTTTCCGAAATATTAACAGCATTGCCCCTGGTTTCTTTAAGAACCCTTAGGCGCAGTGTGTCGTCTCCGTTAACAGAGGGAATTCTTGAAGGGTCCCTGTGGCTTATCCTGGCATTGGTAACCAGGTCTCTTACCCTTACAAAATTGCCGTCTCCGTCTTTTCTTACTATTATATTAAGAACTTCCTCTTGTCTTGAAAGCCTTTTGCCTGTATCCAGCATATATTCGGAAAGATTTTTTTCAAATCTTCCAGCAGGTATCTTGGTATTGGCAGATTGAATGGCTCCTGCTGCCTGATTAAAGGTAATGCCGTATTTTCTGAGTTTTTCAGGATTAATAGATACATGAAATTCCCTTACATACTCGCCTTCAATATTAACACTTTGAACATCAGGAACAGCAAGCAGTTCGGATTTTAATTCTTCTGCCATTAGTTTCAGGCTTCTTTGAGGAAGGTTTCCGCTTATGTTTACAACAATTACCGGAAGCCATTCATGGGTATCTATGTATAAAAAATCAGGTTCATCAGCCCCCTGGGGCAGTTGATCTTTTATATTAAGGGTTCTGAAACGAAGCTCATCATAAAGATATTTATAATTGGTATCATCATTAAATTTTACAAGAACTGATGAAAAATTCCTGTAAGAATCAGAACGGATATATTCCACATTTTCAAGGCCGTCTAAAGCGTCTTCAATCTCAGCAGTTACAAGCTGTTCCACATCATCAGCAGAAGCTCCAAACCAGACAGTGTGGATAAAAACCTTGCCAATATCCACGTTTGGCATGTTTTCAACAGGTATGGTAAAAAGGCTGAACAGCCCGGCAACGGTTAATATTACAAATATGACATTTATAAATACAGTTTGTGCAATGGAATATTTAACAACAGGTCTCATGGTTTAACCAGCTCCGTTCCAACAGGAAGATTTTGATTTTCTGCAATTATCAGGTATTCGTCAGACTCTCCTAATATTATAATATTAATATTTTCTCCGGTGTTTTTAATTGTTACGCGAGGGTTTTCATATCTGTTTATAACCGCAGATTTGGGAACCCGGTAACCTTGAGTTTCAATTTCAAGGGGCAGGGAAAAGCTTAAACCCCCTCGTTTTTCATCATTATAATCTATAAGTATAAGTTCAATGCTTAATTTTCTTGTTTTTTCATCAAATTCAGGATTAACCCAGTTTAACCCGGCTTTTACAGGTCTGCCTTCTAAACTGGCATCAAAATCTTGAGAAAGCGCCCTTATGGCATCAAGTTCCCGGCCTGATACTGACAGGGGTATAACCAGGGTTTGGAAATCACCAGCTTTTGCCAGGGGGGTGTTTGGTGAAATAATTTCTCCAGGTTCTACCATTTTGCTGATAATAATCCAGCCTTTGGGTGCATAAACCATGTGCCGGTTTTTACGTTCATAAAGCTCTTTAACAGCAATATTTAAAATCTCTTTTTCAGCTTTAAGGGTATTTCGTTCCAGTTTGGCCTGATTAAATTCCTCCAGGGCAGCATCCCGTTTGACTTCTGTTGCTCTGTCTCCTTTATGAAGAAGATCAATCCTTTTAAATTCTTTTTCAAGATATGCAATTCTTGACTCGTTTTTTTTATGTGCTGCTTTTATCTTTTCAAGGGCTTGACGTGTACTTTCAATCTGAAAATTAATAAAGGTCGGGTCTATTTCAAGAAAGGGTTTTTCACTGACAATATCTCCTACATCATAATTTACCTTAATTACCTTTCCTGGTACTTCAGAGGATACAAACGCACTTGCTTTGCTTCGGGTATAGCCTGTAAGAGTAATCTTTTTTCTTGCAGATTCAACTATCAATTCCTTTTCCCCAAATGAAAAACAGGGAAAAGCAGTTATAAGCATTATTAAAAGGGAAATAACCTTCATTTTTTTAAACCTCCGCAGTAATGGAAAGCAATAAATTATGACATATCTCAAACTAATAATTATAGCATGAATTTCAGATAAGATTCAATTCTATATTTTTCTTATATCAAACTTAAATTTTTGATTAGGTATTTAATAAATGATTTCCATTGTAGAGACAAGGCATGCCTTGTCTCTACGTTTGGCAAGGAAATTTTTTTTATGAAATGTTTCACGGTCTGCTCAAACCCTAAGGGTTTTAAAAACCCTTAGGGTTTCTATTTATAAAACCAGTTTCAAAATTTCATCATCAAATCCATGATGAATCACATCAATCCTTTTGCAGTTGTGAGCAATATAATCACCTGTCAGTTTAGGAAGTTGAAACGGGAAAAATCCTGGATTATTTGTTAGTAATCCTAAAGCTGCTTTTCCATCCTGAGTAGTGTGCAGTGCTGCCTCATAGAGTAACACAGCAATATCTGAGTTTTGTATTATATACGGTTCAGTTTTTTCATAACATCCCTTTTTATCTGAATCTTTCAGTGTATTCCAGGCTACAAAAGAACGTACCGTATAGCGGGCATTCCGGGCAACTGTTTCCCTGTCTCCGTATTGTTCTTTCAGTCTGTCAAATATTTGTCTCTGAGCAATTTTATCCTGCAGGTTCAATATCCGTCCTACCTGTTTTGCAGTATTAAACCAGAAAGGGTATGATGCTGATATAACAGCCCAATGCAGTGGCAGCCAGTCTGCGGGTTGAAGAGTTTTTGCTAAATCCAGAGCCGTGTTACAGAATTTTTTTAATTCTTTATCTCTGGTAAACCATGATGAAAGAATACTTATGGCTATGCCATATGTTTTTTTCCCTCTTTCCCCGATACCGCCGCTCTGTTTTTGGGTGGAAAGGAAGGAATCCAGATCATTACGGATTTCTGTTTCATTCATTCCTGACAGCAGCATTTGTACAACCCGGTTCATCCAGTCTATTTGAATTGTCTGCTTTATTCCTAATTTTTCATGCTTTTTTTTTGTCATCTTGTATTCCTTTTAAAGTTGACAAAAGGTACGATGACTTCTTCAATTGATATGCCGCCATGTCCTACTATTGTTTCTCCATGTTTTACAAACGCATGATTATCACTGGCAACAAGGGGAAAGCAGTCTGGAGGCAGACCGATTGGATGCCATTCGTGTGCAAATGGAAAATCAGCAGCAATTTGTGATCTCAGTTCTTTTGCAGGATAAATCCTTACTCTTTCCCCTTTTGTTTCTGCAATAACACCCTCAGATGGCCGTCCTTTGCCTTTGCATTCTATGTTTCCATGATCTGATGTCATCCAGATTTCATAATTGTTATCCAGTAAATAATTGATTAATGAGAGCAGGAATCCTTTTTTGCACCATTGTTTTATCTGATTGTGCATTCCCGGTGCGCCAAGCTGTATTCCATGCATAATTTTGTCAATTTTATCCACTACCAGACCAACAGCTTTTGTTTTTCCGGGATTTATTACAGAATCCATAATATTTTCAACATCTCCGTCACTCAATCCCCTGGCATAAGCAATATCGCACCGTTTAAGTTTGTTATTTTCCCAGAACTGCTTCCAGAGTTTTTCTTCATTATTGGTTGTCTTAATTGATGATGGAAAATAATTTGGAGGTCTGCCGGCAAAAATTGATTGTCTTGAAACAGATGTCAATGTTGGTATCCATGCAAATACGGCTGATTCACTCATTATTAATCTGCTGTCATTTTCCTGCAATATCTGTCTCATGGTTACCCATTGATCCAGTGCAAGACCGTCCATAACAATTAATGCGGCAAGGTGGTTTTTTGATTTTTCCATATCTCTGGCTATATGCCGTGATATATGGTG from the Desulfonema limicola genome contains:
- a CDS encoding hybrid sensor histidine kinase/response regulator is translated as MNEVPVSSVLIVDDNSQNLQILADILRHKNYKVATAKNGFKALKFISKKQPDLVLLDIMMPEIDGFEVCRRLKENHETNDIPIIFISALTSTDDKLKGFESGGVDYITKPFQKQEVLARVNAHLKLKQTQKALQAANTQLQTAINTKDKLFSIIAHNLRGPIGSLSSTLEMISDDPDILQQKESVSFFHNLSLSVHGAYNLLENLLKWSSSQRGTIKYQPVKIDLGMLIEKNIELFSKIAQDKDINLHSEVGKSNTAYADENMLMVVIQNLISNALKFTYKSGEVKVSMEIKGNFFEISISDTGIGISEENQQKLFRLDEHFTTYGTENEKGSGLGLLLCKEFIEKNKGKIWVNSKQGHGSVFIFSLPCINEVNYEQ
- a CDS encoding efflux RND transporter permease subunit; protein product: MRPVVKYSIAQTVFINVIFVILTVAGLFSLFTIPVENMPNVDIGKVFIHTVWFGASADDVEQLVTAEIEDALDGLENVEYIRSDSYRNFSSVLVKFNDDTNYKYLYDELRFRTLNIKDQLPQGADEPDFLYIDTHEWLPVIVVNISGNLPQRSLKLMAEELKSELLAVPDVQSVNIEGEYVREFHVSINPEKLRKYGITFNQAAGAIQSANTKIPAGRFEKNLSEYMLDTGKRLSRQEEVLNIIVRKDGDGNFVRVRDLVTNARISHRDPSRIPSVNGDDTLRLRVLKETRGNAVNISETIKKIGREFEKSHEQEGIKVVFTNDSTLEINDSVKTLGGNLILGMSLVTILLWLTLGFRNAMLTAIGIPFAFLCSIIIMKLAGVSLNTISLFAFVLVTGIMVDDAVIIMENIFRHLQMGKSRKDAVIDGTSEVMLPVISSALTTILAFLPMLIMTGSTGEFFAQIPKTVTYALTASLLEALFILPIHILDWGPKGVAEKMVTEDEDPFHHLKSGIFAILWKVYHWILKHLLNHKILTLAGISFIFFICLAMLILSITGIMPLIKVKFFPGNYFRYHVTIVMPSGTTINTTDQVVRDLSRFIMSIGKNQAQSASGDTGFYEDIDYQRYSGNNFGQIVVTLPDDKDKDFPENPTNDPILHLEYIRKRLKDFVEEKYRSSPQKPVVKVFEESDGPPTGKPVNIRITAISMADAVRAADLILAYMQNEPELKDLTDIDDDRPDNQRAVKFVPRQASVFEYGLMPGDVTIMAAAALNGFQAGKFRTIDEEIDLMVRLARESDSANNSLAGLSEPADILDIPVIEHSTSPVMLRDLIDISYENEPNVRTRYKGRPSITIMADIKPGTQLSPARVQVLVNKYVKSNQDKLYGASVSFGGEFESTSRSYTSLTFAFFIALLGIYLVLSSQFNDYFQPFIIMSAVPFALIGVVMGLFFSQTTFTIGSFMAIVGLAGVAVNDSLLLLDFMNVRLRKGRSLRDAVIEACAARMRPVVITTITTMLGLMPMAVGIPQKSISWSPMATAFVAGLSSATLLALLIIPVEYEAFEKIKGFLRHKKK
- a CDS encoding efflux RND transporter periplasmic adaptor subunit is translated as MKVISLLIMLITAFPCFSFGEKELIVESARKKITLTGYTRSKASAFVSSEVPGKVIKVNYDVGDIVSEKPFLEIDPTFINFQIESTRQALEKIKAAHKKNESRIAYLEKEFKRIDLLHKGDRATEVKRDAALEEFNQAKLERNTLKAEKEILNIAVKELYERKNRHMVYAPKGWIIISKMVEPGEIISPNTPLAKAGDFQTLVIPLSVSGRELDAIRALSQDFDASLEGRPVKAGLNWVNPEFDEKTRKLSIELILIDYNDEKRGGLSFSLPLEIETQGYRVPKSAVINRYENPRVTIKNTGENINIIILGESDEYLIIAENQNLPVGTELVKP